The genomic DNA CTCAATGTGGCCAGCGCACCGGCCAGGTCATCACGACGGCTCATTCCATCCACACCACCGAGGCGAGCCGGCCGGTGGGTGCGCCCCGCCGGTGGCTGAACAGTGTCCGGTCGGCGACCGTGCAGCGCGGATCCACCGCGACAGCCGTGATCCCCAGAGCACGCAGCTGCCGGTCGATCCCGGCCCGCAGATCCAGTCCGGGGGTGCGCCGCGCGGTGAGTGTGCGGCTGCCCGGCAGAGCCGCCTCGACCTCGGCGGCCATGGCTTCGGGTACCTCGTAGTTGGCCCCGCTGACGGCAGGCCCGAGCAGCGCCGAGATGTCCTCGGGGTGGGCCCCCGCCTCGATCATGGCCTCGACCGTACGGACCACCACCCCGTTCTGGGCGCCGACCCGGCCCGCGTGTGCCGCCGCCGCCACGCCGGCGCGCGCGTCACCCAGCAGCACCGGCACACAGTCGGCGGTCACCACCACCAACGCCAGCCCCGGCGTCGTCGTCACCAAGGCGTCGGTGGCGTCCACCGCGGACGTCCGGGGTTCGTCGACCCGTTGCACATGCGCACTGTGGATCTGGTTCATCCACACCAGGTGATCGGGCGCCAGCCCGATCCCTTTCGCCAGTCGGGCCCGGTTGACGGCGACGGCCTCGGGGTCGTCGCCGACATGATCACCGAGGTTGAACGAGTCGTACGGCGGTGCGGAGACGCCGCCGGCCCGCGTGGTGGAGACCCGGCGGATCACCATGTCAGTGACGCATGAAGGGCGGCACGTCAACGTCGTCGTCATCGTCGGGACCACCGACCCTGACGGTGGCGCCGTTGGTGTGCACCGGGACGCTCGCCGGGTCGGACGGTTCGAACAGCGACGAGGACACCTTGCCGGCCCGGCCCTGCGCGACCTGCTGCTGCGGGGTCCCGGGCGCACCCACCGCCGGTTTGCGGCTGGCCGCGCCGGTCTCGAAGCCCGCGGCGATGACCGTCACCCGCACCTCGTCGCCCAGCGAGTCGTCGATGACCGTACCGAAGATGATGTTGGCGTCGGGGTGCGCGGAATCCTGGACCAGCGAAGCGGCCTCGTTGATCTCGAAGAGGCCGAGGTCACTGCCGCCGGCGACCGACAGCAGCACGCCCTGGGCGCCCTCCATGCTGGCCTCGAGCAGGGGCGAGTTGATCGCGATCTCGGCGGCCTTGAGCGCACGCCCGTCGCCGCGGGCGGCTCCGATGCCCATCAGCGCGGTGCCCGCGCCGCTCATCACACCCTTGACGTCGGCGAAGTCGACGTTGATCAGACCGGGCGTGGTGATCAGGTCGGTGATGCCCTGCACGCCGTTGAGCAGCACCTCGTCGGCGCTGCGGAACGCATCCATCAGCGAGACCGCGGCGTCGCCCATCTGCAGCAGCCGGTCGTTCGGGATGACGATCAGCGTGTCGCAGCTCTCGCGCAGCGCGTTGATTCCGGACTCCGCCTGGTTGCTGCGGCGTTTGCCCTCGAAGGAGAACGGCCGGGTCACCACGCCGACGGTCAGCGCACCGAGCTTGCGCGCGATGGTGGCCACGACGGGCGCGCCGCCGGTACCGGTGCCGCCGCCCTCTCCGGCGGTGACGAAGACCATGTCGGCGCCGCGCAGCAGCTCCTCGATCTCGTCCTTGGCGTCCTCGGCGGCCTTGCGGCCCACCTCGGGGTCGGCGCCGGCGCCGAGGCCGCGGGTCGAATCGCGGCCGACATCGAGCTTGACGTCGGCATCGCTCATCAACAACGCCTGGGCGTCGGTGTTGATCGCGATGAACTCGACGCCTTTGAGGCCCTGCTCGATCATCCGGTTGACGGCATTGACGCCGCCGCCGCCGATGCCGACCACCTTGATGACGGCGAGGTAGTTGTGCGGGGGGGTCATGGGTCGCCTTCCTCCCTGAGTGGCTTGCGGACTGCAGATGGTCCTCAACAAGGGGTGTCCCTAAACCCTCAACCTCAACCATAGGCTTAGAGTTATGTCAAGTAGATCCGCGCAAACAGAACGGTAGGGCCGGGCCCCGCCGCCACCCCGCAGGCGCGCCGACGACACGCGGGTGAATTTCTGCACCCGTCAGATCAGCCGCCCGCGCGGTCGGCGTTCGCGTGAATTGCCGCGCGGCAGAAGGCCGCCAGGCCCGGTAGCCCGAAGGACTCGTCATAGGTCCCGACATACCGCGGGTCGCTGACGTACATGTCCCCCAGGCAGCGGTGAAAACTCGGCGGGCAGTCGTAGAACCAGCGTTCGACGTGGCGCCGGTGGCCCTCCGCGGCAGCCACGGCCGCCTCGGAGTCGGCGGGCAGACCCGCCCGGAACGCGTCGGCCAGGGCCCTCTCCACCTCCTGACCCTCGGCTTTGATCCGGATCCAGTCCTGCTTGTCGTAGGTCTGCGCGCGGCGCTGGGATTCCTGCCATTCCGGGGTCTGGCCCCACTTCTGTTGCGCCTCGGTCTGATAGTCGTCGAAACCGTCGCCGAACAGTTCGCGCATGTCGTCGTCGGACATGGGTGTCTTCGTCATCGCTGCCTCCAGTGCGTGATCGATGGCCTCCAGGAGATCGGACATCTCGTGGAGTCGGGCTGTGACGCGGTCGCGCTGCCGGACCAGGTGGCTGATCTGGTCACCGTCGTCGAGCAGGTCAGCGATCTCGGGGAGCGGAAGCTCGAGCCTGCGGTAGACGATGATCAGCGACAGCCGCGTCAGATCCGTCTGCGTGTAGAGCCGGTATCCCGATGCCGAGCGCCGACTCGGGGTCAGCAACCCGATGTCGTCGTAGTGGTGCAGCGTCCGGACCGTGATGCCGAAGCGCTGCGCCACCTCGCCGACGGTCAGTCCGTCCCTCTCATGCGTCACAGCCACCAGGCTGGCACCTCACGCCGCGTGAGGGTCAAGGCCTTGTCCGCTATTTGACGGTCGGCAGATCCGGGCTGGACACGTCGTAGGTCTGACCGGGCTGCGTCAGCAGCGCCGCCAGCTTGTCGGCCTTCTCCTGGGTGCGGTCCTCGGTGCCCCACACCACCACCCGGCCGTCGGTCAGGGTCAGCGTGATCGACGCGACCGACGGTGCGGCCACCCGGGCCACCTGTCCGGCGACCTCCGGGCGCAGCGCGGTCAGCACCGCCAGCGCCGCCCGAGTGGGCAGATCGTTGGGGCCGGGGTTGTCGACGTCCAGGTAGGGCAGCGTCAGCGGCGCCGGGCCGGTGGCGAAGTCCACGCCGTCGCGGTCATAGAGATGCGGACCGTCCGGAAAATCCTTCACCGCGATCGGGATTCGCTCCACGATCGAGATCCGCAGTGTCGACGGGTACTCCCGCTGCACCCGGACGCTGGCCACCCGCCGGATGGCGGCCAGCCGTTGCGCCACCACGTCGGTGTTGATCTGCAGCAGCGGGGTGCCCTCGGTGACCTGCGAGGTCGCGACGACCTCCTCGCGGGTGACCTCCCCGGTGCCCACCACCACGATGTCGCGCGCGGACATCAGCGGTGTGAAGTACAGGATCAGACCCAGCCCGGTGGCCAGTGCCGCCAGCCCGATCGTCCACAGCATCACCTTCAGCCCGGGTACCGCGCCGCGCCGCGGCGGGCGTAGCTCCACCGCAGGCGCACCCAGCACCTTGCGCTTGGCTTCGCGGCGGGCCTCCTCGATGGCCTTGGCCCTGGCCTCGGCCGCGCGCCGCTCGGCCCGCTCCCGCCGGGCCCGCCGGCGCGGCCCCTCGGGGTCGTCGGCCTCCGCCGGTTCGGGATCCGGTTCCGGCGCGTCGGGGTGCGGCGGCTCGGTCACCGGGCCGCCCGCGCCTGTAGTTCGGCGACGATCTCCGGGCCCAGCATGGTGACATCCCCGGCGCCCATGGTCACCACCACGTCACCGGGACCGGCCATCTCGGCCACCGCACGGGCCACCGCCGAGAGATCAGCGATGTAGGTCACCGGGACACTGACGTGCTCGGCCACCGTGGCACCACTGACCCCGGGCAGCGGCTGCTCGCGCGCGGCGTAGACATCGAGGACCACGGCGCGGTCGGCACCGTCCAGCGCGGCGCCGAACTCCTTGGCGAACGTTGCTGTGCGTGAATACAAATGGGGTTGGAAGACGGCGATGACGTGCCCGCCCCCGGCTTGTTCGGTGACCGTTTGCAACGCCGCAAGCACCGCCCGCAGCTCGGTGGGATGGTGGGCGTAGTCGTCGAAGACGCGCACACCGGCGGCGATGCCCACCAGCTCGAAACGCCGGCGCACCCCCTCGAAACCGGCCAGCCCATCGAGCACCGATTCCACCGGCGCGCCGACATCCCGGGCCGCCAGCACCGCGGCCAGCGCGTTGAGGGCCATGTGCCGGCCCGGTACCGCCAGCCGCATCGCCCGCGGCTGCAGCTCCCCGGCCAGCTCGATCTCGGCCACCGCACCGGTGTCGTGCTGATGCCAGCTGCGCAAGGTCCCCGACAGCGGCACCCCGTTGGGCTCGGCGCCGTAGGCCAGTACCCGTACTCCCTGCGCGGCGGCGCGCGAGGCCAGCGCCGCGGACCCGGGATCGTCGGTGCACACCACCAGCGCCCCGCCGGGGACGATGCGCTCGACGAACTGGTCGAACACCGCGCTGTAGGCCTCGACGGTGCCGAAGAAATCCAGGTGGTCGGCCTCGATGTTGGTGACCACCGCGACGTCCGGGGTGTACTCCAGCAGGGAGGCGTCGCTCTCGTCGGCCTCGGCGACGAAGCAGGTGCCGCTGCCGTGATGGGCGTTGGTGCCCGACTCCCCCAGCTCGCCCCCGACGGCGAACGACGGATCGAACCCACTGTGCTGCAACGCCACGGTGAGCATCGAGGTGGTGCTGGTCTTGCCGTGGGTGCCGGTGACCAGCACCGTGGTGTGCCCGGCCATCAACTTGGCCAGCACCACGGGGCGCATCACGACCGGGATGCCGCGCCGCTGCGCTTCCACGAGCTCCGGATTGGTCTTGGGGATCGCGGCGTGGGTGCTGATCACCATGGTGGGCCCGCCGGGCAGCAGGTCCAGCGCGGAGGCGTCGTGGCCGATCCGCACCTGGGCGCCGCGCGCACGCAGGGCCAGCACACCGCGGGATTCCTTGGCGTCGGACCCGGACACCAGGGCGCCGCGATCCAGCAGGATGCGGGCGATGCCGGACATGCCGGCACCGCCGATGCCGACCATGTGCACCCGGCGCAGTTCCTCGGGCAGCGGCACGCTCACCGGCGGGCCGCCCGCGCGACATCGAGAGCAACAGCAGCCACTTTCTCGGCGGCGTCGCGGTGCCCGGCCTGTGCGGCTGCCGCGGTCATGGCGGCCAGCCGGTCGTGGTCGGTGAGCAACCCGGCCACCACGTCGGCCACAAAATCCGGCGACAGCGTGGCGTCGTCGACCAGCAGTCCTCCGCCGGCCTGCACCACCGGCAGCGCGTTGAGCCGCTGCTCGCCGTTGCCGATGGGCAGTGGCACATAGACGGCGGGCAGTCCCACCGCGGACACCTCGGCCACCGTCATCGCGCCGGAGCGGCAGATGGCGAGGTCGGCCGCGGCGTAGGCGAGATCCATCCGGTCCAGGTACGGCACCGCGACGTACGGCGGGTCCTGCGGTGCCGGCGTACGCAGGTCCAGGGTGTTCTTGGCGCCGTAGGCATGCAGGACGGCCACCCCGCGGGCGGCCAGCGACCCCGCGGCCGCCGCGACCGCCCGGTTGAGTGAGGCCGCCCCCTGCGAACCGCCGAACACCAGTAGCACCGGGGTCTGGTCGGCGAAGCCGAAGTGAGCCCTGGCCTGGGCGCGCATCGCCGCGCGGTCCAGGGCGGTGATGGTGTGGCGCACCGGAACCCCGACCACCTCGGCGTGCCGCAGACCCGAGCCCGGCACCGCCGAGAGCACCCGGCGCGCCGAGCGGGCGCCCACTTTGTTGGCGATCCCGGCGCTGGCGTTGGCTTCGTGGATCACCACGGGGACGCGACGGCGCCGGACCCCGCCGCGGGCGGCCAGGTAGGCCGGCAGTGCGACGTAACCGCCGAAGCCGATCACCACGTCGGCGTCGACGTCGTCGAGGATGTAGCGGGTCTGGCGGACCGCCCGGCGCACCCGGACCGGCAGCTTGAACAGATCACCGGTGGGTCTGCGGGGCAACGGAACCGGCTGGATGAGCTCGAGCCGGTAGCCGCGCTGCGGCACCAGGCGGGTTTCCAGGCCGCGGGCAGTGCCCAGCGCCGTGATCCGCACGTCCGGGGACAGGGCGCTCAGGGCGTCGGCCACCGCCATTGCGGGCTCGACGTGGCCGGCCGTCCCTCCCCCGGCGAGCACCACCGAGATCGAATCGTTCACCCGAACTGCTGCTCTTCCAACTACCGGTGACCTTCCAGTGCGCGTGACCGGGCGCTGCGACCGCGCCGCTGGCCGCCTCCATGATGCCCTGTGCGGACCGGCTGACGGTCACCGGTAGGCCGTTTGCGCGGTTGCTTCTTGGCCGGCACCGGCTTGCGGGCCGCGACCTTGGCCTGCGGCCGGGCGGCGGGCCGACGGGTGCGCAACCGGTCGCGTAGTGCCTCCACCCGGGTGGGCACGTACGGCTCGGGCAGCGGCAGGCGCAGGATCCGGTTCATCCGGTCGTCCCGCCCGGCGCGCAGGGCGGCCACCGCATCCGGTTCGTGCCGGGCGGCGTTGGCCATGATGCCGATCATGAGAAGTGTTGTGGACGTGGACGTCCCACCGGCGGAGATCAGGGGCAACTGCAGCCCGGTGACCGGCAGCAGGCCGATGACGTAACCCACGTTGATGAACACCTGGGACAGGATCCACAGCGTGGCGGTGGCCGTCAGCAGCCGCAGGAACGGGTCGACAGACCGGTTGGCGATCCGGGTGCCGGTGTAGGCGAACAACGCGAACAGCAGCAGCAGCCCGAAGGCGCCGATGAAGCCGAGCTCCTCGCCGATGATGGCGAAGATGAAGTCGTTGTGGGCGTTGGGCAGGTAGTTCCACTTGGCGGCACCCTGGCCCAGGCCGTCACCGAACACGCCGCCGTTGGCCAGGGCGAAACGGGCCTGGCGGGCCTGGTAGCCCGATCCCTGGGCGTCGGCGCTGGGGTCCAGCCAGGACTGCACCCGCGCCGAGCGGTAGCCCTCGACCATGGCCAGCACGGCCGCGGCGCTCATCACCGACACCAGCGAGGTGATGAACACCTTCAGCGGCAGGCCGGCGTACCACAGCAGGCCCAGCAGGATGATGCCCATCGAGACGCTCTGCCCGAGGTCGGGCTGGGCCAGGATGAGCGCGAGCGCGATGACCGCGCCGGGCACCAGCGGCACCAGCATCTCCTTGAGCGACGCCCGCTCCAGCCGCCGCGTGGCCAGCAGATGCGCTCCCCAGATCGCGAAGGCGATCTTGGCCAGCTCGGAGGGCTGCATGGAGAAGCCGTAGAAGACGAACCAGCCGCGCGACCCGTTGGCGATCTGGCCGATGCCGGGGACGAGCACCAGCACCAGCAGCACGATGGTGAAGACGAACCCGGGAAAAGCCAAGCGCCGCATCATGTTCACCGGCATGCGCAGCGCCACGTAGAACGCCAGCAGACCGACACAGGTCCACATCACCTGCTTGCCGAACACCGCCCACGGCGAGCCGTCGGAGTCATAGGAGTACACCCCGGACGCCGAGAGCACCATGGTCAGGCCGAGGGTGATGAGCACCCCGGTGATGGCGACGATCAGGTGGAACGAGGTCATGGGCCGCGACAGCCAGCTGCCGAATTTCGTCGACGCCAGGCGCGCGGCCGCCGCAGCGCGGCGGGTCTGACTCGGGGGTCGCTGGGCTTTTTCGGGCGCCGGGGTGATCACCGGGGTGGGTTCGGTGGCGGCTTCGGGCGTCACCTCTGTCGCCCCGGTTGCCTCTGTCGGCTCGGTCGGCGTGGCAGCCTTGTCGTCCATGGCGGCTGCAGGCCTATCCGGCAACGGCGCGCACCGCGGCCGCAAAGGCGTCACCACGGTCGGCGTAGCCGCTGAACTGGTCGAAGGAGGCGCCCGCGGGCGCCAGGAGCACGGTGTCCCCCGGCGCGGCGAGATCGCGCGCGGCAGCGACCACCTCGGTCATCAGCCGGGCGCCGAGGGTGACGGCAGAGGTGTCCGACGGATCCGCGGCACTGATCACACGAGTCACAACTGACCCATCAGTCTCTGTGGCCTCTTGCACCACAGCATCCTCCCCCGTCACAACCGCAACAACGGGGACATCGGGCGCGTGTCGGAGAATCGCGTCGGCCACCACCCCGCGGTCGCGGCCCAGCACCACCACACCCGCCAGCCGGTTTGCGATGCGGGCCACGGTCTTCTCCACGGAGGCGCCCTTGAGCTGCCCACCTGCCACCCAGACCACCCGCGGATACGCCAGCACGGAGGCCTCGGCGGCGTGGGGATTGGTGGCCTTGGAATCGTCGACGAAGGTGACCCCCCCGATGACGGCCACGGTTTCGGCGCGGTGGCTGCCGACCCGGAATTGCGCCAGTGCCTCGGCGATGGCCGGAGCGGGCACGTCCACCGCACGCGCCAGCGCCGCGGCAGCCAGCGCGTTGAGCACGCCGACCGGGCCGGCCACCGGGATGCTGTCCACCGGCGCCAGCCGCACCCCGCCGGGATCGGTGAGCCACCCGTCGCGCACCCCGAAGACATCCGGGCCGGGCTCACCGAGGTGGAAGCCCTGCTTGACCGGTGCTGCGGCGTCGGAGAGCAGGCCGGCCGCCGCCGGGTCGTCGAGGCCGACGATCGCCACCCGGCCGTCGAGCGCGCGGGCCTTCGACTGCGCGTAATGCGGGAAGGAGCCGTGCCAGTCCAGGTGGTCCTCGGCGACGTTGAGCACCGCGCCCGCCTCCGGACGCAGCGACGACGACCAGAACAGCTGGAAGCTGGACAGCTCGACGGCCAGCAGCTCCGAGGGCCGGCGCAGCACGTCGAGCACCGGCTCGCCGATGTTGCCGCACAGCAGGCTGCGCCGGCCCGCGGCGGCCAGCATGGCCTGCAGCATCGAGGTGGTGGTGGTCTTGCCGTTGGTCCCGGTGACCACCAGCCAGGTGCGCGGCGGCCCGAAGTGCCCGGAGCGGTCCAGCCGCCAGGCCAGCTCCACATCGCCCCACACCGGCACCCCGGCCGCGGCCGCTGCGGCCAGCACCGGGGCGGTGGGCGGCAGGCCGGGGCTGGTGATCACCAGCTGGTAGTCGCTGACGTGCGAGACCGCGGAGTCGGCGTCCAGCACCCGCACCCCGTCGAAGGCGAACGGCTCGAGCGCCATCGGGCGGTCATCGGTGAGGTCGGCCAACGCGCCCAGCGGGGTCAGCGCGGCCAGCACCGCCTTGCCGGTGACACCGGCCCCGACCACCAGAACACGGGCGCCGGGAAGCAACGGCTCCACTAGGCGCCGATCGCCGCGAGCCACTCGCCGTAGAACAGCGCCACGCCCAGCCCGCAGGCGATCGCCGTCAGCAGCCAGAACCGGATGATCACCGTGGTCTCCGCCCATCCCACCAACTCGAAGTGGTGGTGGAACGGCGCCATCCGGAACACCCGGCGGCCGGTGGTCCGGAACGCCAGGATCTGCACCACCACCGAGACGATCTCGGCGACGAACAGCGCCCCGAGCACCACGGCCAGCACCTCGGTCCTGCTGGTCACCGAGATGCCGGCGATGATGCCGCCCAGGGCCAGCGAACCGGTGTCGCCCATGAAGATCTTGGCCGGGGCCGCATTCCACCACAGGAACCCGATGCACGCCCCGGCAGTCGCGGCGGCCACGATGGCCAGGTCCAGCGGGTCGCGCACGTTGTAACAGCCCAGGCCCGGTGAGGTGGCGCAGGCGTTGCGGTACTGCCAGAACGTGATCAGCACGTACGCCGCCGACACCATGCCCATCGAACCCGCCGCCAGCCCGTCCAGGCCGTCGGTGAAGTTCACCGCGTTGGACCAGGCGCTGACCAGCACCACCACGAACAGGATGAACACCAGCGGCGGCAGCGCGACGGTGGCGATCTCCCGGACATAGGACAACTCGGTGCTACCGGGTGCCAGCCCGTCGGCGTTGCGGAACCCCAGCACCAACACCCCGAACAGCACCGCCGCGCCGATCTGGCCGACCGTCTTGGCGGTCTTGTTCAGGCCCAGATTGCGGGACCGGCGCAGCTTGATCATGTCGTCCATGAACCCGACCAGCCCGAGCGCGGTGGCCAGCCCCAGCACCAGCAGACCCGACGCCGACGGCCCGTCACCGTCGAGCGCCACCCCGACCAGGTGCGTGCCCAGATAGCCCGCCCAGATGCCGGCCAGGATCGCCACCCCACCCATCGACGGGGTGCCGCGCTTGGTCTTGTGGCTCGGCGGGCCGTCCTCGCGGATCTCGTGGCCCAGGCCCTGCCTGCTGAACAGCCGGATCAGCCACGGCGTCAACAGGATCGACACCGCAAGCGAGATGCCGACGGTGATCAGGATCAGTCTCATTCGCCGGCATCCCCCGCCAGCTGATCGGCCAGTGCCGCCAGGCCCGCGGATTTCGAGGCCTTGACCAGGACGACGTCACCGGAGGAGAGCTCCGCGCGCAACAACTCCAGCGCGGCCTGGGGGTCGGCGACCTGCGTCGTCTCCGAACCCCAGGACCCCTCCATGACCGCCCCGTGGTACATGGCGCTCATAGGCCTCCCGGTTCCGACGACGATGAGTCGACTGACATCTAAGCGCACCACGAGACGGCCGATGCGGTCGTGCTCGGAAATCGCGTCGTCACCCAGCTCCCCCATCTCCCCCAGCACGGCGAAGCTCTTCCGCTTCTGGCCGCCCTCGCCCCGCGACATCCAGGCCAGCGCCTGCAGTCCGGCGCGCATCGAGTCCGGGTTGGCGTTGTAGGCGTCGTTGACGATCGTCACGCCGTCCGGGCGGGTGGACACCGCCATCCGGTGCTGGGACACCGGTCCGGCCCCGGCCAGGGCCGCGGCAAGCTGGGAGTCGGTGGCGCCGCACTCCAGGGCGACGGCCGCCGCACACAGGGCGTTGGACACCTGGTGGTCACCGTGCACGGCCAGGGTGACCGGGACGGCGGCGTCGCCGTGATGCAGGGTGAAGCTGGGCCGCGCTTCGGCGTCCAGGGTGACGCCGTCGGCCCATACGTCGGCGGGCGAGCCGCGGCTGACCCGGACCACCCGGGCCCTGGTCTTGGCGGCCATGGCGGCCACCGCAGTGTCGTCGGCGTTCAGGATCACCACACCGGAGCTCGGCACGGCCTGGGGCAGTTCGGATTTGGTGTCGGCAATGGCCTGCCGCGAGCCGAACTCCCCGAGATGCGCGGTGCCCACGTTGAGCACCACAGCAATCTGGGGCTCGGCAATGGCGGCCAGTGCGGCGATGTTGCCCGGATGGCGGGCCGACATCTCCAGGACCAGGTAGTCGGTGTTGCGGTCGGCGCGCAGCACCGTCCAGGGATGGCCCAGTTCGTTGTTGAACGACCCCGGCGGGGCGATCACGGTGCCCAGCGGCGCCAGCACCGCCGCCAGCAGGTCCTTGGTCGACGTCTTACCCGAGGACCCGGTGACCCCGATGATGGTCAGCCCGTCCTCGACCAACCGGCGCGACACATGGGCGGCCAGCCGGCCCAGCGCGGCCAGGACAGCGGCACCGGAGCCGTCGGTGTCGTGTTCGAGCACGCTGGCGCTGGTGTCCCCGGGGTTCGGGTCCACCACCACCGCGGGCACCCCCACCGGCCGGGCCGCCAGCACGCCGGCTGCACCGTCGGCCACCGCAGCGGCGGCGAAGTCGTGGCCGTCGGCGCGCGCGCCCGGCAGCGCCAGGAACAACCCGCCGGGTGTCACGGCGCGCGAATCGAACTCGACGGTTCCGGTGACGATCGTCGCGGCGGCCTCGTCAGCGCTGATGTCGGCCAACCGACCGCCGGTGATCTCGGCGATCTGGGCCAGGCTGAGTTCGATCATCGGGCGGCGCCCAGGGCTTCGAGCGCGGCGGCCAACTCGGCTCGGTCGTCGAAGGGCCGGGTCTGCCCGGCGGCCGTCTGCCCCGATTCGTGCCCCTTGCCTGCGATCAGCACCACATCTCCGGGTCGGGCCCAGGCCGCGGCGTGGGCGATCGCGGCGGCACGGTCGCCGATCTCGACGAGTTGTCCCGGCCCGGCCGCGGCACCGGCCACGATCTCGGCGCGGATGGCCGCGGGGTCTTCGTCGCGGGGGTTGTCGTCGGTGACCACCACCAGGTCGGCCAGCGCGGCGGCCACCTCGCCCATGGGGGCGCGTTTGCCGGCGTCGCGGTTGCCGCCGGCGCCGAACACCACGGCCAGCCTGCCGTCGGGATGCTGGGAGCGCAGCGTCTGCAGGACGGCCTGCAGCGCGCCCGGCTTGTGGGCGTAGTCCACCAACGCCAGGAACGGCTGCCCGCAGTCCACCGGCTCCAGCCGGCCGGGCACCATGGCGTCGCGCAGCCCGGGTGCGGCCTGTTCCGGCGCCACCCCCACGATGTCCAGAACAGCAAGGGCGACAAGGCAGTTGGCGATGTTGTACCCGCCGGGCAGACGCAGCCCGATGCGATGGTGCACACCGGCGGGATCACACACCGTGAACTCCTGACCGCCGTCGGCGTGGTGCACCACGTCGGCGACGGTCCAGTCGGCCTCACCGGTGGCGCTGACGGTCACTGCGGCCGCGGCGCGCGCGGCCATGGCGCGCCCGGCCTCGTCGTCGACGCAGACCACCGCGGTGCGGGCGTGCACCGGTGACGCGGGATCGAACAGCCGGGCTTTGGCCTCGAAGTAGTCGGCCATCGTCGGGTGGTAGTCGAGGTGATCGCGCGACAGGTTGGTGAACCCGCCGACGGCGAACGCCACCCCGTCCACCCGCCCCTGCGACAACGCGTGGCTGGACACCTCCATCACCGCGGTGTCCACCCCGCGCTGCGCCATCACGGCCAGCAGGGCCTGCAGCGCCGGCGCCTCCGGGGTGGTCAGGGAGCTCGGCACGTCCTGGCCGGCGATCCGGATGCCCACGGTGCCGATCAGGCCGGCGGTGCGGCCCGCGGCGCGCAATCCTGCCTCGATCAGGTAGGTGGTGGTGGTCTTGCCGGAGGTTCCGGTTATCCCGATCACCGCCATGGATTCCGACGGGCGGCCGTACACCTCGGCGG from Mycolicibacterium tokaiense includes the following:
- the ftsZ gene encoding cell division protein FtsZ, with product MTPPHNYLAVIKVVGIGGGGVNAVNRMIEQGLKGVEFIAINTDAQALLMSDADVKLDVGRDSTRGLGAGADPEVGRKAAEDAKDEIEELLRGADMVFVTAGEGGGTGTGGAPVVATIARKLGALTVGVVTRPFSFEGKRRSNQAESGINALRESCDTLIVIPNDRLLQMGDAAVSLMDAFRSADEVLLNGVQGITDLITTPGLINVDFADVKGVMSGAGTALMGIGAARGDGRALKAAEIAINSPLLEASMEGAQGVLLSVAGGSDLGLFEINEAASLVQDSAHPDANIIFGTVIDDSLGDEVRVTVIAAGFETGAASRKPAVGAPGTPQQQVAQGRAGKVSSSLFEPSDPASVPVHTNGATVRVGGPDDDDDVDVPPFMRH
- a CDS encoding cell division protein FtsQ/DivIB produces the protein MTEPPHPDAPEPDPEPAEADDPEGPRRRARRERAERRAAEARAKAIEEARREAKRKVLGAPAVELRPPRRGAVPGLKVMLWTIGLAALATGLGLILYFTPLMSARDIVVVGTGEVTREEVVATSQVTEGTPLLQINTDVVAQRLAAIRRVASVRVQREYPSTLRISIVERIPIAVKDFPDGPHLYDRDGVDFATGPAPLTLPYLDVDNPGPNDLPTRAALAVLTALRPEVAGQVARVAAPSVASITLTLTDGRVVVWGTEDRTQEKADKLAALLTQPGQTYDVSSPDLPTVK
- the pgeF gene encoding peptidoglycan editing factor PgeF, which produces MVIRRVSTTRAGGVSAPPYDSFNLGDHVGDDPEAVAVNRARLAKGIGLAPDHLVWMNQIHSAHVQRVDEPRTSAVDATDALVTTTPGLALVVVTADCVPVLLGDARAGVAAAAHAGRVGAQNGVVVRTVEAMIEAGAHPEDISALLGPAVSGANYEVPEAMAAEVEAALPGSRTLTARRTPGLDLRAGIDRQLRALGITAVAVDPRCTVADRTLFSHRRGAPTGRLASVVWME
- a CDS encoding MerR family transcriptional regulator; the protein is MAVTHERDGLTVGEVAQRFGITVRTLHHYDDIGLLTPSRRSASGYRLYTQTDLTRLSLIIVYRRLELPLPEIADLLDDGDQISHLVRQRDRVTARLHEMSDLLEAIDHALEAAMTKTPMSDDDMRELFGDGFDDYQTEAQQKWGQTPEWQESQRRAQTYDKQDWIRIKAEGQEVERALADAFRAGLPADSEAAVAAAEGHRRHVERWFYDCPPSFHRCLGDMYVSDPRYVGTYDESFGLPGLAAFCRAAIHANADRAGG
- the murC gene encoding UDP-N-acetylmuramate--L-alanine ligase; the protein is MVGIGGAGMSGIARILLDRGALVSGSDAKESRGVLALRARGAQVRIGHDASALDLLPGGPTMVISTHAAIPKTNPELVEAQRRGIPVVMRPVVLAKLMAGHTTVLVTGTHGKTSTTSMLTVALQHSGFDPSFAVGGELGESGTNAHHGSGTCFVAEADESDASLLEYTPDVAVVTNIEADHLDFFGTVEAYSAVFDQFVERIVPGGALVVCTDDPGSAALASRAAAQGVRVLAYGAEPNGVPLSGTLRSWHQHDTGAVAEIELAGELQPRAMRLAVPGRHMALNALAAVLAARDVGAPVESVLDGLAGFEGVRRRFELVGIAAGVRVFDDYAHHPTELRAVLAALQTVTEQAGGGHVIAVFQPHLYSRTATFAKEFGAALDGADRAVVLDVYAAREQPLPGVSGATVAEHVSVPVTYIADLSAVARAVAEMAGPGDVVVTMGAGDVTMLGPEIVAELQARAAR
- the murG gene encoding undecaprenyldiphospho-muramoylpentapeptide beta-N-acetylglucosaminyltransferase — protein: MNDSISVVLAGGGTAGHVEPAMAVADALSALSPDVRITALGTARGLETRLVPQRGYRLELIQPVPLPRRPTGDLFKLPVRVRRAVRQTRYILDDVDADVVIGFGGYVALPAYLAARGGVRRRRVPVVIHEANASAGIANKVGARSARRVLSAVPGSGLRHAEVVGVPVRHTITALDRAAMRAQARAHFGFADQTPVLLVFGGSQGAASLNRAVAAAAGSLAARGVAVLHAYGAKNTLDLRTPAPQDPPYVAVPYLDRMDLAYAAADLAICRSGAMTVAEVSAVGLPAVYVPLPIGNGEQRLNALPVVQAGGGLLVDDATLSPDFVADVVAGLLTDHDRLAAMTAAAAQAGHRDAAEKVAAVALDVARAARR